Proteins from a genomic interval of Niabella soli DSM 19437:
- a CDS encoding type 1 glutamine amidotransferase, which produces MRIHYLQHVSFEGLGYMEAWLQEWHYKLSATRFYEPGYKFPAVADVDALIIMGGPMGVYDEEQYPWLQEEKVFIKACVLSGKKVLGICLGAQLVAACLNAKVDRAVHKEIGWFPVQPATECQQFSWFYELFKNNPVVFHWHGDRFGIPGNSKNLLMSEANTNQAFCYGKNVIGLQFHLEVTELSMKQMLANGAADLEPARYVQSEQAISEGMVHMSHCNQIMAEVLQRWLG; this is translated from the coding sequence ATGAGGATCCATTACCTGCAGCATGTATCCTTTGAAGGATTGGGATATATGGAAGCCTGGCTGCAGGAGTGGCATTACAAACTTTCTGCCACCCGGTTTTATGAGCCGGGCTACAAATTCCCGGCTGTTGCTGATGTTGACGCATTGATTATCATGGGCGGGCCAATGGGTGTGTATGATGAGGAACAATACCCCTGGCTTCAGGAAGAAAAAGTATTTATCAAAGCCTGTGTTTTATCCGGGAAAAAAGTATTGGGCATTTGCCTGGGCGCCCAGTTAGTGGCGGCCTGCCTGAATGCAAAAGTGGATAGGGCGGTACATAAAGAGATCGGTTGGTTTCCGGTGCAGCCTGCAACAGAGTGTCAACAGTTCTCTTGGTTTTATGAGCTGTTTAAAAACAATCCCGTTGTTTTTCACTGGCATGGAGACCGGTTTGGTATTCCTGGCAATAGTAAGAATTTACTGATGTCTGAAGCCAACACCAACCAGGCGTTTTGTTATGGTAAAAATGTTATTGGTTTGCAATTTCATTTGGAAGTAACAGAATTATCAATGAAACAAATGCTGGCCAACGGCGCAGCCGATCTGGAGCCGGCACGGTATGTTCAATCTGAACAGGCGATTAGCGAGGGAATGGTGCATATGAGTCATTGCAACCAAATAATGGCGGAGGTATTGCAGCGTTGGTTAGGCTGA
- a CDS encoding SMUG2 DNA glycosylase family protein, which yields MTTFADKVIDFNRNLHYTGKLPDGFRVLNPYLDNPETMEVMGQFYHKYYNDNRQRKFIIGINPSRHGAGVTGVPFTDTKRLEKVCGIKMESAYTHEVSSVFMYDMITAWGGARSFYKNFYINSPFPLAIIRRANEGKWLNANYYDDPKLFEMVKPFMIASLEKHISLGLDTSEVFILGKKNATFINQLNATAGLFSKATVLEHPRYIEQYKSKEKQLYIDKYILELGKSIN from the coding sequence ATGACAACATTTGCGGATAAAGTTATTGACTTCAACCGGAACCTGCATTATACCGGAAAACTGCCCGATGGGTTCCGGGTACTCAATCCTTATTTAGACAACCCCGAAACCATGGAGGTGATGGGGCAATTTTATCATAAATATTATAATGATAACCGGCAACGGAAATTCATCATCGGCATCAATCCCAGTCGCCACGGGGCGGGCGTTACCGGTGTACCTTTTACAGACACCAAAAGACTGGAAAAAGTTTGCGGCATCAAAATGGAATCGGCCTATACTCATGAAGTGTCTTCCGTATTTATGTATGACATGATCACCGCCTGGGGTGGTGCGCGAAGCTTTTACAAAAACTTTTATATAAACTCTCCCTTCCCCCTGGCCATTATCCGGCGGGCAAATGAAGGCAAATGGCTCAATGCAAATTATTACGACGATCCAAAATTATTTGAGATGGTAAAGCCTTTTATGATCGCCTCCCTGGAAAAACATATCAGCCTGGGATTGGATACTTCCGAAGTGTTTATTTTAGGGAAGAAGAACGCTACGTTTATTAACCAACTGAATGCCACTGCCGGTTTGTTCAGCAAAGCCACTGTATTGGAGCACCCCCGGTATATCGAGCAATACAAATCAAAGGAAAAACAACTGTATATTGATAAATATATACTGGAGCTGGGCAAATCGATAAACTAA
- a CDS encoding sigma-70 family RNA polymerase sigma factor — MVQTDKLTEIEIIRRIVSGGEKSLYEIIVRRFNPYLYKTGRSYNYDHESTLDLMQETFVDAYRHLAQFEGRSDFKTWIIRIMLNHCYHRKQAAAFKNEITTDVNDNSKPMFTSSNYDTGKTVQNKELGHIIEAALGRIPLNYRLVFSLREINGFSVAETAGLMNISEDNVKVRLNRAKAFLRTEIEKTYTATELFEFNLIYCDAMVENVMKKINEY, encoded by the coding sequence ATGGTTCAGACTGATAAATTGACCGAAATAGAAATTATTAGGCGCATCGTCTCCGGCGGGGAAAAATCGCTTTATGAAATCATCGTAAGACGCTTTAATCCTTATTTGTACAAAACAGGCAGGTCGTACAATTATGATCATGAAAGCACGCTGGATTTAATGCAGGAAACCTTTGTGGATGCCTACAGGCACCTGGCACAGTTCGAAGGCCGTTCCGATTTTAAAACATGGATCATCCGCATCATGCTGAACCATTGTTACCATAGAAAGCAGGCGGCCGCATTCAAAAATGAAATTACAACCGACGTGAACGACAATTCAAAGCCAATGTTTACTTCCTCCAATTATGATACGGGTAAAACGGTTCAAAATAAGGAACTGGGACATATTATTGAAGCGGCGCTCGGCAGGATACCCCTTAATTACCGGCTTGTATTTTCATTAAGGGAAATAAACGGGTTTAGCGTAGCGGAAACTGCCGGACTGATGAACATCAGTGAAGACAATGTGAAAGTGCGGCTGAACAGGGCAAAGGCATTTCTAAGAACGGAAATAGAAAAAACATACACGGCCACAGAACTGTTTGAATTTAATTTGATCTACTGTGATGCGATGGTAGAAAATGTAATGAAAAAAATAAATGAATACTGA
- the folE gene encoding GTP cyclohydrolase I FolE — translation MNTDHLIQETNDVLPGKTLAESPVRANAFELSTDEKIRRIKYHFAKIMDTLGLDLEDDSLKDTPGRVAKMYVNELFSGLNPDNKPRISLFENKYGYKKMLVEKDITFYSSCEHHFVPIIGRAHVAYIPGKQVVGLSKINRLVHYYARRPQVQERLTIQIAEALKEILRHNDVAVVIEAEHLCVASRGIKDTAATTVTASYSGQFENETIKQELLAYIYSKK, via the coding sequence ATGAATACTGATCACCTTATTCAGGAAACAAATGACGTTCTCCCCGGCAAAACCTTAGCGGAAAGCCCCGTGCGGGCCAATGCCTTCGAGCTCAGCACTGACGAAAAAATACGCAGGATCAAATATCACTTTGCAAAAATAATGGACACGCTGGGGCTTGATCTGGAGGACGACAGTTTAAAAGATACACCCGGACGGGTGGCGAAAATGTACGTAAACGAGCTCTTTAGCGGGCTGAACCCCGATAACAAACCCCGGATCTCACTGTTTGAAAATAAGTATGGTTACAAAAAGATGCTGGTTGAAAAAGACATTACTTTCTATTCCAGTTGTGAACATCATTTTGTGCCCATCATTGGCAGGGCGCATGTTGCCTATATTCCCGGCAAACAGGTGGTAGGGCTGTCAAAAATAAACCGGCTGGTGCACTATTATGCCCGGAGGCCGCAGGTGCAGGAGCGGCTGACGATCCAGATTGCGGAAGCTTTGAAAGAAATATTGCGGCATAATGATGTGGCAGTAGTGATTGAGGCGGAGCATTTGTGCGTGGCATCCAGGGGTATAAAAGATACGGCCGCCACAACAGTAACCGCCAGTTATTCCGGGCAATTTGAAAATGAAACTATAAAACAGGAACTGTTAGCCTATATTTATAGTAAAAAATAA
- a CDS encoding FAD-binding oxidoreductase: MSQIVEIQSIEPVTHDVLHITAEKPASLSYVPGQAVDVSVNKPGWENELRPFTFTSLPEDKYIEFTIKTYPDHNGVTNELRSLSKGDSLIIHDVFGTIAYKGEGVFIAGGAGVTPFIAIFKQLNKQQAIGSNKLIFANKTREDIILEDSFNALLGPNFINILSAEERAGYEHGYISASLIKKHTDSSTHYFYLCGPDPMMEAVEKELLSLGVAENFIVKEAF; encoded by the coding sequence ATGTCTCAGATAGTTGAAATCCAATCTATAGAGCCGGTTACACATGATGTGCTACATATTACGGCTGAAAAACCGGCGTCATTGTCTTATGTGCCAGGCCAGGCAGTTGACGTATCTGTTAATAAACCGGGCTGGGAAAATGAATTAAGGCCCTTTACCTTCACTTCCCTGCCGGAGGATAAGTATATAGAGTTTACGATTAAAACCTACCCCGATCATAATGGCGTTACCAACGAGTTGCGTTCTTTAAGCAAGGGCGATAGCCTTATTATTCATGATGTTTTTGGAACCATAGCATATAAAGGCGAAGGTGTTTTTATTGCCGGCGGGGCAGGGGTTACTCCATTTATCGCTATTTTTAAACAACTGAACAAGCAGCAGGCAATCGGGAGCAACAAACTTATTTTTGCCAACAAAACCAGGGAGGATATCATTTTGGAAGATTCCTTCAATGCGCTGCTGGGGCCTAATTTCATTAATATTCTGTCCGCTGAGGAGCGGGCGGGTTATGAGCACGGATATATTTCAGCATCCCTTATAAAAAAGCATACAGATAGCAGCACTCACTATTTTTATCTCTGCGGGCCGGATCCTATGATGGAGGCAGTGGAAAAAGAGTTGTTGTCCTTAGGTGTTGCTGAAAACTTTATTGTAAAAGAAGCCTTTTAA
- a CDS encoding Rrf2 family transcriptional regulator, producing the protein MINGRFATAIHILTLLGREEGISSGYIASSININPVLVRKEIGVLKEAGWIETKEGRSGGNALAVPPEKIRLSAIYKAIYSDGLFAHSKNLPNQHCPVGKKISHIMDAINTEAEKVLLQRFHSMTVKDLLEQV; encoded by the coding sequence ATGATCAACGGGCGTTTCGCAACGGCAATACATATATTAACACTCCTGGGCAGGGAGGAAGGTATTTCATCCGGTTATATCGCTTCCAGCATTAATATTAACCCGGTTTTAGTGCGCAAGGAGATCGGCGTGTTAAAAGAGGCAGGGTGGATCGAAACAAAAGAAGGCCGGTCGGGTGGAAATGCCCTGGCCGTGCCGCCCGAAAAGATCCGCCTATCGGCTATTTACAAAGCCATTTATAGCGACGGACTATTTGCACATTCCAAAAACCTTCCCAATCAGCATTGCCCCGTGGGCAAAAAGATAAGCCATATTATGGATGCCATTAATACCGAAGCGGAAAAAGTGCTATTACAGCGCTTTCATTCCATGACGGTTAAAGACCTGCTGGAACAAGTGTGA
- a CDS encoding NAD(P)-dependent oxidoreductase translates to MKIAIIGATGFVGSAILKEALQRGHEVLALARSTSSITEKNPLLALLNIDVANTDELTAAIKGSDVVISAFNAGWTNPNLYNDFLSGSKEIEKAVAAARIKRLIVMGGAGSLYIDGIQLVDGPDFPEAYKQGAAAARDYLNLLNENKQLDWAFFSPAIEMNPGVTTGRTGKYRTGTDAPVFNAEGRSILSVEDLAVAVMDEAEEPRHIRRRFTAAY, encoded by the coding sequence ATGAAAATTGCAATTATCGGCGCTACCGGGTTTGTTGGCAGCGCAATTTTAAAAGAAGCTTTACAAAGAGGGCACGAAGTTTTGGCACTAGCACGGAGCACTTCATCGATCACGGAAAAAAATCCCTTGCTGGCCCTGCTTAATATTGATGTAGCAAATACAGATGAACTAACGGCGGCCATTAAAGGAAGCGATGTGGTGATCAGCGCTTTTAATGCGGGGTGGACCAATCCCAATCTGTATAATGATTTCCTTTCCGGATCAAAAGAAATTGAAAAAGCGGTTGCTGCTGCCCGCATAAAACGCCTTATCGTTATGGGTGGTGCCGGAAGTCTTTATATCGACGGGATACAGCTTGTAGACGGTCCTGATTTTCCTGAGGCCTATAAGCAAGGCGCGGCGGCTGCAAGGGACTATCTGAACCTGCTGAATGAAAATAAGCAACTGGACTGGGCCTTCTTCAGCCCGGCAATAGAAATGAACCCCGGCGTTACCACAGGACGTACCGGTAAGTATCGTACCGGGACAGACGCTCCTGTATTCAATGCGGAAGGAAGAAGTATTTTATCCGTAGAGGACCTTGCAGTGGCCGTGATGGACGAAGCGGAGGAGCCCCGGCATATTCGCCGGAGATTTACGGCCGCCTATTAA
- a CDS encoding tetratricopeptide repeat protein, with protein MMRGSLLIVSLLFLAKGYGQDSSYIRDLISEGVELHDQGRFDEAVKKYDAVLAIAPGFLPAQFEKSYALMAGRRFKEAINLSQQIIKNNKADVTMIGNAYSTWGTALDKGGRPKKALKVYKQGIKKAPGYGLLNYNEALSYFRLNALKKGMAALEISLLKDPHYAPAHYLMARVQLHDDHKTEALLSYMVYLLFDNRSPRAADALATIRALIPADAAILLQTKDLLPGDRFAYLVAKMIETRVPGTGAAYTGFWEKFYIPFFRALRERNYCESFAHQLFLPSENVMNEAWLQDHQQQLSALLTWFENYPWPRMGAIADR; from the coding sequence ATGATGAGGGGCTCACTGCTTATTGTGTCACTGCTGTTTCTTGCAAAAGGATATGGACAGGATTCCAGCTATATCCGGGATTTGATCAGCGAAGGTGTGGAGTTGCATGACCAGGGAAGGTTCGACGAGGCCGTTAAAAAATATGACGCCGTATTGGCGATCGCCCCGGGCTTCCTTCCTGCCCAGTTTGAGAAGTCCTACGCGCTGATGGCAGGCAGAAGGTTTAAAGAGGCTATAAACCTGAGCCAACAGATCATAAAAAATAACAAGGCGGATGTTACTATGATCGGTAATGCATACAGTACCTGGGGTACCGCATTGGATAAAGGGGGGCGTCCGAAAAAAGCGTTAAAAGTATACAAACAGGGAATTAAAAAAGCTCCCGGTTATGGCCTGCTCAACTATAACGAGGCGCTGAGCTATTTTAGGCTGAACGCGTTAAAGAAGGGAATGGCCGCCTTAGAAATATCATTATTGAAAGATCCACATTACGCGCCGGCACATTACCTGATGGCCCGGGTGCAGCTTCATGACGACCATAAAACGGAAGCGCTGCTTTCGTATATGGTTTATCTGTTGTTCGACAATAGAAGTCCACGTGCTGCCGACGCATTAGCGACTATTCGCGCACTCATTCCTGCGGATGCTGCCATTTTATTGCAGACAAAAGACCTGCTGCCCGGCGACCGGTTCGCTTATCTGGTGGCTAAAATGATCGAAACGCGGGTGCCCGGGACGGGTGCCGCCTATACCGGCTTCTGGGAAAAGTTTTATATCCCTTTTTTTCGGGCATTGCGGGAGCGCAATTATTGCGAAAGCTTTGCACATCAGTTGTTTCTGCCTTCAGAAAATGTTATGAATGAGGCCTGGCTGCAGGATCATCAGCAGCAGCTCAGTGCGCTTTTGACCTGGTTTGAAAACTATCCCTGGCCGCGTATGGGGGCGATTGCAGACCGGTAA
- a CDS encoding thymidylate synthase → MQQYLNLLQHILDSGVEKTDRTGTGTTSTFGYQMRFDLQKGFPVVTTKKLHLKSIIHELLWFLKGETNIQYLKEHGVRIWDEWADENGDLGPVYGKQWRSWEGKDGKVVDQISDLIQQIKKNPDSRRLIVSAWNVGELPEMALMPCHTLFQFYVAAPKEGGKPRLSCQLYQRSADVFLGVPFNIASYALLTLMIAQVCDLEPGEFIHSFGDVHIYNNHLEQVKLQLSRAPFSLPQIKLNPAVKSIFDFVYEDFELVNYEAHPGIKGTVAV, encoded by the coding sequence ATGCAACAATACCTTAATCTTCTTCAGCATATTCTGGATTCCGGCGTGGAAAAAACAGACCGTACCGGAACGGGAACCACCAGCACATTTGGCTATCAAATGCGTTTTGACCTGCAAAAAGGATTCCCGGTCGTTACTACAAAAAAACTGCATTTAAAAAGCATTATTCACGAATTGTTGTGGTTTTTAAAGGGCGAAACCAATATTCAATACCTGAAGGAGCATGGCGTGCGTATTTGGGATGAGTGGGCAGATGAAAACGGGGATCTTGGTCCTGTTTATGGTAAACAATGGCGCAGTTGGGAAGGCAAAGATGGCAAAGTAGTAGACCAGATCAGCGATCTGATCCAGCAGATAAAAAAGAACCCGGACAGCCGGAGGCTGATCGTAAGCGCATGGAATGTAGGCGAACTGCCGGAAATGGCGTTAATGCCCTGTCATACTCTATTCCAGTTTTATGTGGCGGCGCCAAAGGAAGGAGGGAAGCCCCGGCTGAGCTGCCAGTTGTACCAACGCTCTGCCGACGTGTTTCTGGGTGTTCCCTTTAATATTGCCTCTTACGCGTTACTCACGCTGATGATCGCACAGGTTTGTGATCTGGAACCAGGAGAATTTATCCATAGTTTCGGAGATGTGCATATTTACAATAACCACCTGGAGCAGGTAAAGCTACAGCTTAGCCGCGCACCCTTCTCTTTACCGCAAATAAAGCTCAATCCGGCTGTAAAAAGCATTTTCGATTTTGTTTATGAAGATTTTGAACTGGTTAATTATGAAGCGCATCCGGGGATAAAAGGAACGGTGGCGGTTTAG
- a CDS encoding four helix bundle protein encodes MQCALKELRETRINLRIIKEKPILLHESVEIAVNECNELIAIFSASVVTAKRNRGK; translated from the coding sequence ATGCAATGCGCTCTAAAAGAGTTACGGGAAACAAGAATTAACTTAAGGATTATTAAAGAAAAACCGATATTGCTGCACGAATCAGTAGAGATTGCGGTGAATGAATGCAATGAATTAATTGCGATTTTTTCGGCAAGTGTGGTAACCGCAAAACGGAATCGCGGTAAATAA
- a CDS encoding dihydrofolate reductase, giving the protein MIISLVAAASGNNVIGKDNKLLWSLPNDMKHFKNVTWGMPVVMGRKTFESFRQPLAGRKNIVLSTNKNLKIDNAVVAHSMQDVELLVRAMDVKELMVIGGGEIYKLYLPKANRIYLTRVDTVLEGDAFFPVFDQREWTLESKVDNKADDKHLYNYSYELWERK; this is encoded by the coding sequence ATGATCATATCCCTCGTCGCAGCAGCATCCGGCAATAACGTTATCGGTAAGGACAATAAATTACTTTGGTCCCTGCCCAATGACATGAAGCATTTCAAAAATGTAACCTGGGGTATGCCGGTGGTTATGGGGCGCAAAACCTTTGAATCTTTTAGACAGCCACTGGCGGGCCGAAAGAATATTGTGCTGAGCACCAATAAAAATCTGAAGATCGATAATGCCGTTGTAGCGCACAGTATGCAGGATGTGGAACTGCTGGTACGGGCAATGGACGTAAAAGAACTGATGGTGATCGGCGGTGGGGAAATTTATAAATTGTATTTGCCCAAGGCCAACCGCATTTACCTCACCCGCGTGGATACGGTGCTGGAAGGAGATGCGTTCTTCCCTGTTTTTGATCAGCGCGAGTGGACCCTGGAAAGCAAAGTGGATAACAAGGCAGATGATAAACATTTATATAACTACAGTTATGAACTCTGGGAACGGAAATGA
- a CDS encoding O-methyltransferase, which yields MIYSPLIAAKKYFQYYIHASNSKGHGMHSPFVFDFITHVMNDFTDYAAYDKIETIRKKLLKDQTSVTLKDFGAGSAITKSNTRKIASIAKNSAKPRKYGQLMYRMAKHYQCKNILELGTSLGITTAYLASADPEATVITMEGADAVADIAQRNFNEVGLKNIEIVRGNFDETLRGVLQKMPAIDLAFIDGNHQQEPTERYFEQLLPHIHNNTLLIFDDIHWSSGMEAAWKNIIAQESVVCDIDLFYIGIVSFRKEFKEKQAFSIRF from the coding sequence ATGATTTATTCTCCGTTAATCGCCGCAAAAAAATATTTTCAATATTATATTCACGCATCCAATAGTAAGGGGCATGGCATGCATTCGCCGTTTGTATTCGATTTTATTACCCATGTGATGAATGATTTTACAGATTACGCTGCGTATGATAAAATTGAAACTATAAGAAAAAAACTTTTAAAGGACCAAACTTCCGTTACTTTAAAAGATTTTGGTGCAGGGTCTGCTATAACGAAATCAAATACACGCAAGATTGCGTCCATTGCTAAAAATTCTGCAAAACCGCGCAAATACGGACAGTTAATGTATCGCATGGCAAAACATTACCAATGCAAAAATATTCTGGAACTGGGCACTTCACTGGGAATAACGACGGCTTACCTGGCTTCGGCCGACCCGGAGGCGACGGTAATTACCATGGAAGGTGCAGACGCAGTAGCAGATATCGCGCAGCGCAACTTTAATGAAGTGGGGTTGAAGAATATTGAAATTGTTCGCGGCAATTTTGATGAAACCCTGCGGGGAGTTTTGCAAAAGATGCCGGCAATTGACCTTGCTTTTATAGATGGGAATCACCAGCAGGAACCCACCGAACGTTATTTTGAACAATTATTGCCTCATATACACAATAATACCTTACTGATTTTTGATGATATTCACTGGAGCTCTGGCATGGAAGCCGCATGGAAGAATATCATAGCGCAGGAGTCGGTGGTATGCGATATCGATCTTTTCTATATCGGTATCGTCAGCTTCAGAAAAGAGTTTAAGGAAAAACAGGCATTTTCTATCCGGTTTTAG
- a CDS encoding TMEM175 family protein, with translation MTKSRLEAFSDGVLAIIITIMVLEIKVPEEGYTFKALIPMIPTFLSYLLSFIYVGIYWNNHHHMLQMVDKVNGAVLWKNLNLLFWLSLIPFTTSWMDKHYDQTAPVVTYGVVLLMAGIAYVLLQNALIKAGGPNCKLAKAVGTDAKGKASWMLYLAGIGGSFLSPPIGITVYTLVAFIWFIPDKRIEKIINGEHEI, from the coding sequence ATGACAAAATCCAGATTAGAAGCATTCAGTGACGGGGTTTTAGCGATCATCATTACGATCATGGTGCTGGAAATAAAGGTGCCGGAAGAAGGCTATACTTTTAAGGCGCTGATTCCCATGATCCCCACTTTCCTCAGCTACCTGCTGAGCTTTATTTACGTGGGTATCTACTGGAACAATCATCATCATATGCTGCAGATGGTTGACAAAGTGAATGGCGCTGTTTTGTGGAAAAATCTCAACCTCCTGTTTTGGTTGTCGTTGATCCCCTTTACAACCTCCTGGATGGATAAGCACTACGATCAAACCGCGCCGGTGGTGACTTATGGGGTAGTGTTATTGATGGCAGGTATTGCCTACGTGTTGCTTCAAAATGCTTTGATAAAAGCCGGCGGACCAAACTGCAAACTGGCGAAGGCAGTGGGCACGGATGCAAAGGGAAAGGCATCATGGATGTTGTACCTGGCGGGCATTGGCGGCAGCTTTCTTTCGCCCCCGATCGGGATCACTGTTTATACGCTTGTGGCATTTATCTGGTTTATACCCGATAAACGTATTGAGAAAATAATTAACGGCGAGCACGAGATTTAG
- the tpx gene encoding thiol peroxidase produces the protein MAEIKLKGNAVHTTGSLPEKGSKLKDFALVNAGLQEKQLSDYAGKKIVLNIFPSIDTGVCATSVRKFNEKAAALDNTVVLTVSKDLPFALNRFCAAEGIANVEPLSDFRGHFGDEYGVVIADSPMKGLLSRAVIVANSNGEVVYTEQVPEITTEPNYDAALEALN, from the coding sequence ATGGCTGAAATCAAACTTAAAGGGAATGCTGTACACACAACGGGCAGCCTTCCGGAAAAAGGAAGTAAACTGAAAGACTTTGCATTGGTAAATGCAGGACTGCAGGAAAAACAATTGTCGGATTATGCAGGAAAAAAGATCGTACTGAATATTTTTCCCAGTATTGATACAGGGGTTTGCGCCACCTCCGTAAGAAAATTTAATGAAAAAGCAGCAGCGCTGGATAATACTGTCGTATTAACGGTTTCAAAGGACCTCCCCTTTGCATTGAACCGTTTCTGCGCCGCGGAAGGCATTGCCAATGTGGAGCCCCTGTCGGATTTCAGAGGTCATTTTGGTGATGAATATGGGGTTGTCATCGCCGACTCACCCATGAAGGGACTGTTGAGCCGCGCGGTGATTGTGGCTAATAGTAACGGGGAAGTTGTTTATACAGAGCAGGTTCCGGAAATTACAACGGAACCCAATTATGATGCGGCTTTGGAAGCGTTGAATTAG
- a CDS encoding methyltransferase RsmF C-terminal domain-like protein, with product MQLPSAFIHSLQGLTGFDEEAFVDIHNAAVPVTSVRLNPIKIDETARVITGAGVKKSPVPWCANGYYLSRRPSFTFDPLFHAGCYYVQEASSMFLEQALMQTTELSNDLKILDLCAAPGGKSTHIQSLLSNQSVLVSNEIIKARAGILRDNIVKWGGANVVVTNNDPRDFERLPGFFDVIVVDAPCSGSGLFRRDEMAVEEWSEQAVTLCSQRQQRILADVLPALREEGILIYSTCSYSQQEDEVILEWLIASFDLESVPLKLQPEWNITEVSAASGSGYRFWPYRVKGEGFFMSVFRKKNATGNPEKYRPKTKALPAREAAALGRWMDISDRRFVSFGDKIYSWPAVNFEVFDFLAQRLKVIYSGVLTGALVRDKLIPDHALAMSRILNEAVVTKTALSLEQAVCYLQRKDFSVDNAGKGWQLAGFDGFPLGWMNVLPNRINNYYPKELRILKERIPDWS from the coding sequence GTGCAATTACCTTCTGCCTTTATCCATTCTTTACAGGGCCTCACGGGCTTTGACGAGGAAGCTTTTGTGGATATACATAATGCAGCAGTTCCGGTTACTTCGGTGCGCTTAAACCCGATAAAGATTGATGAGACCGCCAGGGTTATTACAGGCGCCGGTGTTAAAAAAAGCCCGGTTCCCTGGTGCGCAAACGGATATTACTTATCGCGGCGGCCTTCGTTTACTTTCGATCCGCTATTTCATGCGGGTTGTTATTACGTGCAGGAAGCGAGCAGCATGTTCCTGGAACAGGCATTGATGCAAACGACGGAACTGTCAAATGACCTGAAAATATTGGACCTTTGCGCCGCACCCGGTGGAAAATCCACTCATATTCAATCGTTGCTTTCAAACCAAAGCGTATTGGTGAGCAACGAAATTATAAAGGCCCGGGCCGGGATTTTGCGCGATAATATTGTTAAGTGGGGCGGAGCGAATGTTGTGGTGACCAATAATGACCCGAGAGATTTTGAACGGCTTCCCGGTTTTTTTGATGTTATTGTTGTAGACGCTCCCTGCAGCGGCAGCGGCTTGTTTCGCAGGGACGAAATGGCCGTTGAAGAGTGGAGCGAGCAGGCCGTAACCCTTTGCAGTCAGCGTCAGCAGCGTATCCTGGCTGATGTATTGCCGGCGCTCAGAGAGGAAGGCATATTAATCTATTCTACCTGTTCCTATTCACAACAGGAAGACGAAGTAATTCTGGAATGGCTTATAGCCTCATTTGATTTGGAATCCGTGCCGCTGAAACTTCAGCCCGAATGGAACATCACGGAAGTGAGCGCTGCTTCCGGATCAGGCTACCGCTTCTGGCCCTACCGGGTAAAGGGGGAGGGCTTCTTTATGAGCGTATTCCGGAAAAAGAACGCAACAGGAAATCCGGAAAAATACCGTCCAAAAACAAAGGCATTACCGGCTAGAGAGGCGGCGGCACTGGGGCGATGGATGGATATTTCTGACCGCCGTTTTGTGAGTTTCGGGGATAAAATTTACAGTTGGCCCGCGGTAAATTTTGAGGTGTTTGACTTTTTGGCGCAGCGTTTAAAGGTGATCTATTCTGGTGTACTGACCGGTGCATTGGTGCGCGATAAACTGATCCCGGATCACGCCCTGGCAATGAGCAGGATCCTGAATGAAGCGGTAGTAACAAAAACGGCATTGTCATTGGAGCAGGCTGTATGCTACCTGCAACGCAAGGATTTTAGCGTGGATAATGCGGGAAAAGGATGGCAACTGGCGGGTTTTGATGGATTTCCTCTGGGCTGGATGAATGTTTTGCCGAACCGGATCAATAATTATTATCCCAAAGAATTACGGATCTTAAAAGAGCGCATTCCCGACTGGAGCTGA